The genomic interval cccgtgaaaaccgtCCGACTCTCATAACTAAAGtcccgtgggtgaataatgtaaactcactacaccggtatgtttttagcgctttcatggcgagtttactgacagatataagtaagaactttaaactactttatattagaaatggcaacagtggaggatgaatgtcacataactagaagatagagaaaaagaatatGATTATCGACTATGGCATCGGCACGGttatgcgcacattttcagggcttatgcagatctgaaatacagatcagcaggtaccagaaggtaagaaaagttggttttgcataatattgggaaacaatacaccagataatatgtctgctaatgggtgccattttgcggtccttatacacacaccatagtaatacttgtatctctgactacggtagccataatgTGTTGACAACCCATCAAGttgtgcggcttcaaagtcgtactaaaacattttgacagatttttgagcgccgtgtgtaatgttctttattttcaatggaacatataacgttttggtgttgtttactggcgtcatattgcagtctacatgtatctgtaATGTGtgtctaccatctactggtcacacttatcattacaccatgtaccaaataaaattgctttgaggtcagtaagcacaaacagaagtattccgtacattaggcgcactttcaagttttgacaaaatgaaagacttttaagtgcgccatatagtccgaaaaatacggtacatgaacaAAGTGAGCTTCTTGTCAGTAATTCACAATTTTTTGTTTCGGCAATCACTTCGGTTGAGGACGCATGGCTTAAAGACATGTTAGCCTCCAGCTCCTGCTTTACTCTTCCTTTTGACATGCACCCTACCTGTATTTCACGAGcatctaacccaggggtgggcaattaattttcaccggggaccacataagcaacccgagcactgctggagggccacacgacaatatttcaattaaattttgctcaatattatttttgatataccgtaagataaataataatgatgataataataataataattaataataataataataatttaatttaacctaacttaactttatacaaaagcagattgcttttgatggtcactttatcctgcattatccaacatttctccccatcagatttggacaaccatctgttgttaaaaatagtttttaatcatatttattttatattgttttttatattattttatatgtaattgatttttctttttattcagtcattggtggagctaaggataatatttgaatattgtttttaatattgttgtgcagcactttggaaacattttgttgtttaaatgtgctatataaataaagtggattggattgtcacacctgccagcttgtcccatttcagtcctaacatgtccaaacacgcatttacctatgtgaacaagtcattacctgtggttgtctctttaattgactgcatggctgccagctactccgtgatttgaaagtctgcagttagcccacgtaagaagaagagcagctggaggtgtcacgtacatcaaagctctcatccaaagttagcaaaaaacagtccatgtctccgggcattatcagcgcaacagagtccaataagcactccttaataaactctccgtcagaaaacgccttactttttctggcgcttttgtgagaaatgacaaaacttttcctgacagctgcatctctgggggtgtgaaatatggcaaaaagtccttgttgggtttgcagttttaccatcaacgcatcagcctccctagcgcgcgcttcatcagacacattacGGTatattccctcgtgtttcttcgtgtagtggcgattcaaatgatattctttaaacacagcaagctgtgtaccacaaattaagcacacggctttaccattaatttatgtaaagaaatacttgccagtccaaaacacgccattcgtcatcaacttttctttttttagcgtctcatcacttgtctctatgcaccttcactcacaggttccccccggacatacggcataaataacacatttcaaaataaaagcagcacagttgtattgcgcgcacgacatagatgtttttcaaactttattttgtaatttgttattgcgccgttcaattcactcacaatcgcacacgcgcatacgtccacacggaagtaatacaaataacgcttttcaaaacaaaagcagcaccgttgtattgcacactcgacatagatactttttgaaatgtattttgtaatttatgattggcctcacgcgggccggacagggatgcgcaaagggccggatgcggcccgcgggccgtacaatgcccaggtctgatctaaccGCTGGTAACTTCTTTCTACTACTACGGTGCATAAACAACAGGCTTCATGACCGACAATGCCTCCCAAATCTGCAAAATCACAAGAAAAGGCAGAGGCCGATCCTGCAGCCGTTAGCAAATCTGAGCTGATAGCTATACTATCGGACCAAAGATCAACCTTGGTAactgagcttaaaggcctactgaaagccactactaccgaccacgcagtctgatagtttatatatcaatgatgaaatcttaacatcgcaacacatgccaatacggccgggttaacttataaagtgcaattttaaaattcccgccacacttccggttgaaaaactcctttggatatgatttatgcgcgtgacgtcacaaaatccacggaagtggttggaccccatcgaacccgatacagaaacctcttgttttctttgacaaaattccacagtattctggacatctgtgttggtgaatcttttgcaatttgtttaatgaacaatggaggctgcaaagaagaaagttgtaggtgggatcgatcggtgtattagcggctaagtacaatacttacagcaacacaacaaggactacttactacgcctagccgatgcttgccgccaaacccacggatgaagtccttcgtcgcgccgtcgatcgctggaacgcaggtgagcacggctgttgatgggaagatgagggctggctggcgtaggtggagcgctaatgtttctgtgaggtccggttgctaaattagccttagcgtcgttagcaacagcattgttaagccttaccaggctgagaatttttaaccgtgtagttacatgtacatggtttaatagtattgttgatcttctgtctatccttccagtcaggggtttatttattttgtttctatcttcatttgagaacgatgctatcacgttagctcagtagctaagtgtgtcaccgatgtattgtcgtagacataaaagtcactttaaatgtccatttcgcgtgctcgactctcattttcaagaggatatagtatccgtggtggtttaaaatacaaatccgtgatccacaatagaaaaaggagagagtgtggaatccaatgagccagcttgtacccaagttacggtcagagcaaaaaaagatgtctttcactgcattctagtctgtcactctaacgttcctcatccacgaatctttcatcctcgctcaaattaatggggtaatcgtcgctttctcggtccgaatcgctctagctgcattgaaaacaataggaaaatatgaggaggtgaacaactgactacgtcacgctacttccggtaggggcaaggcttttttttttatcagagaccaaaagttgctaactttatcgtcgttgttctatactaaatcctttcagcaaaaatatggcaatatcgcgaaatgatcaagtatgacacatagaatggatctgctatccccgtttaaataatatttcatttcagtaataataataataatgaattagatttatatcgcgcttttctattgttagatactcaaagcgctcacagagaagtgggaacccatcattcattcacacctggtggtggtaagctacatttgtagccacagctgccctggggtagactgacggaagcgaggctgccagtttgcgcctacggcccctccgaccaccacctaccattcattcatcattcatttcaccggtgtgagcggcaccgggggcaaagggtgaagtgtcctgcccaaggacacaacggaagcgatttttggatggtaagaggcggggagcgaacctgcaaccctcaggtttctggcacggttgctctacccactacgccacgccgtccccagtaggcctttaagtttctggctgcaaccaggaagctggttgttgagaattttccagagctaacgtggcttatttgtgttttcctctattttgtcgttaatgtattttttttttaaggatttagtctggttggttgacttatttcttaatttattgcattgctttttgagagttgaaaggagtgatttgaggttgatattattgggttgtttatctacttctgttttacactttttgtattcggagtattttctgtctctgtcttttatggcagctaatatgtccggattcatccatggttccgagcgggctttgatcctgactgttttcccaggagccatgtcatttagtatctttaggaacgccgttttgaagcgatcccaagcaacatcgaccaggttgctcgcgagcacaggggaccagtcccactcatctaattttaaattgatatgatcactggagtattttttaagggatctggattgggctgttatgtggccattggctttgggtttagctattttgcgggtgcagaaggttagatagtggtcgctaagaccacagatcatgaccccactattttttattttaggccggcctgaagtgagaatgagatctatggttgacaagagaagtattctacacttctcttttgtaaagtactgaacagccgatatgggcatctacatcaactatatgatttgcctgagaagctggacaggaccaaaaaaaataaaataaaataatttatttttaattttttttaagactTGAGTtcaggcggtggctctttgttgttaaggcggccgcattaacaacaaagcgctgcgggaaaccctgcattGACATGAAAACAAAAAACCTAACGAGTCTGTCGCCGTGGCGCCGCCGTTCCACATCCAGTGGAAATCAGCGGTtacacttacaaacgttgcttggcgagATAAACGAAGAAACCATACTTCGGGTTCAAGGCACAAAGCAAGAGGAAATACACTTTCAACCCACAGCACTCGCAGTGAGAGAACTCGACcacaagatggcgccataacagAAACAACTATACCGAATACAGATTTACAATGTAAACGAcctaatcttttctccaagtttatacatCAGTAACTGACATTAAAAtcacagggggcgctggagcctatcccagctgcactcaagtGGAAGGGAATATatggcaatatagattttaggccaggggtccccaaactacggcccgcgggccggattcggcccggCAGCGtctaaaatccggcccgcgggaagtcccaagtttaaaaaaaaaaaaaaaatttttttttaaaaaatctttcctttctaattcattttctatcgcttgttgtctcctagccgctcaggcaaatcatattgtctaaaaatgtattttcccattgataacgtgataTCATTgcgctctgaatatatatattgttctgttacaactaaaagttgtaaactcttgttgttgaagTGTGTTGTGCTTATTGCTTGTTATttaattaacattattacatgtgtatttgtcgccattgtGGGCAGGGCAGTTActacatctttgagaagtgtgtactttgaatcaaactttattgaccggaagttgcataagccaagcagagaaatctacGGTGCCAGCACGTACTTATGGGGTTCTTTTCGAAGAAATACTGCATATATcttttgtttaaggttgcatcgccggtatgtatcgtaagttgaactttgaaacttggtttttgtctaaaatattttGAGCTAAATTTACGATTCGTGATGTATAATGAGATCTTTGTCATGCTCATTAGCGATAATTTGCGATGTCATTAATGGCGTCGTAGTACAAATTCACTTTTGTTTACTTTCTCATGccttgtaaggtagcattacagcatctatatgaatacatttgcataacatatgtatatattgactgtattgtttgtctttttagtttcacccttttgaatgtcaataaaccggctgacaacgctcatcggtctccagagtcgtgacgtaagaaaggtgttTAACAGCCCTGCGtcagacatgcacccctaacggcacacacacacatatatatatatatatatatatatatatatatatatatatatatatatatatatatatatatatatatatatatatatatatgtgtgtatatatatatatgtgtgtatatatatatatatatatatatatatatatgtgtgtatatatatatatgtgtgtatatatatatatatatatatatatatatatacacacatatatatatatatatatatatatatatatatatatatatgtgtgtgtatatatatatatatatatatatatatgtgtgtatatatatatatatgtgtgtatatatatatatataaatatatgtgtatatatatatatatatatatatatatatatatatatatatatatatatatatatatatatatatatatatatatatatatatatatatatatatatatatatatatatatatatgtgtgtgtgtgtgtgtgtgtgtatatatatatatatatatatatatatatatatatatatatatatatatatatatatatatatatatatatatatatatatatatatatatatatatatatatatgtgtgtatatatatatatatatatatgtgtatatatatatatatatatatatatgtgtatatatatatatatatatatatatatatatgtgtgtatatatatatatatatatgtgtgtatatatatatatatatatatatatatatatatatatatatgtgtgtatatatatatatacacacatatatatatatatatatatatatatatatattatatatatatatatatatatatatatatatatatatatatatatatatatgtgtgtgtatatatatgtatatatatgtgtgtatatatatatatacacatatatatatatatatatatatatatatatatatacacacatatatatatatatatatatatatatatatacacatatatatatatatatacacacatatatatatatatatatatatacacatatatatatatatatatgtgtgtgtgtatatatatatatatatatatatatacacatatatatatatatatatatatatatatatatatatatatataatatatatatacacatatatatatacacatacacatatacacatatatatatatatatatatatatatatacacatatatatatacacatatatatatacacatatatgtatatatgtatatatatatatacacatatatgtatatatgtatatatatatgtatgtatatatatatgtatatatatatatgtatatatatatgtatatatatatatgtatatatatatatgtatatgtatatatatatatatatacatacgttttgcaggaaaacctgcgaaacaagcTTGAAgaaatgaaatagcctctgtgttttttcctgacctattccgctctaccccggtattgagcactgtatgacAGATAAACCAcggaaaccttgactatatatactgtatctttaAAGTCGAGGTACATAgtcggataaaccacagtaacctcaatGAGTTACTGTGGAACTAAACGCAGAAGAATGCTGACCGTCTTTCGTGTAAGCATTTGTGTGGCAGGACTTTACTTGATacagacgagcagggaaacctgtgaaacaggcttgtagggatgatagcctctgtgttttttcctgacctaacgtacataaagtatatatatatatatatatatatatatatatatatatatatatatatatatatatatatatatatatatatatatatatacatatatatatatacacatatacatatacatatatatatatatatatatatatatatacatatatatatatacacatatacatatacatatatatatatatatatatatatatatatatatatatatatatatattatatatatatatatatatatatatatatatatatataatctctatacacacacacaacccggcccccggccagatttttttaacccaatgcggcccccaagtcaaaaagtttggggacccctgttttaggccatattgcccactCGTAGAAAGTGGTCttcttttcctgtgaataatgttgtaaagagcagtgtgtttgttttcaggccAATTCATATAATTACTTGTTATTTTAAGTACATGTAAACTTACTGAATgcctcatgtgactgagcaaatctggacatttctcaagcatgtttgtcattttgtgtcctgcagacgtctgtgaagaactaCTTCTGCCTGAAAAACAGGAGTGTAGCTTCAGGATGGTGAAGGAGGATCCATCAAAGAGGAAGACCAGGCACCACAGACCCTCTGGCGtctccttttcctctttgacacagacccttccctgtaaaaaggaagaggaagacTCACTGACGCCCCACCTAAAAGAGGAAGAGgcggaacacagcatcagtcaggagggagctCATATTGAAGAACtggtggagttcccagtgactggtgtccctgtgaagagtgaagatgatgaggtcaaaggtgaaagtgaggagaagagagaggcggagcctccaagcagcagctcaacacaacacatgacaacagaagctgatggagaccactgtggaggatcacaagcagacaagctcttagctccactatcagatagtgaggacacaacgtcacactctcctgacactgatgatgaagactctaaagatgataagacatgtcacactgacaacactcacttcaaatgttctcactgtgacaaaacctttaaataccattgtcatctgaaaagacacatgagaacacacactggagaaaaatatttttcctgttcaatctgtggtaaaggttttgaaAAAAGTTCCaagttgaaagtacacatgagaacacacactggtgataaaccttttatctgttcaatctgcagtaaaggttttgtagaaagtcacaatttgaaagtgcacatgagaacacacactgttgaaaaaacattttcttgttctatctgtggtaaaggttttgctctAAGTACatatttgaaagtgcacatgagaacacacactggtgaaaaacctttttcctgttcaatctgtggtaaagtttTTGTACAAAGTCAcaatttaaaagtacacatgagaatacacactggtgaaaagcctttttcttgttcaatctgtggtaaaggttttgcacaaaTGTCTGGTTTGAAAATACACAGAACaatacacacaggagaaaaatccTTTAtttgttcaatctgtagtaaaggttttgttcTAAATAACtatttgaaagtgcacatgagaacacacactggtgaaaaacatttctcctgttcaatctgtggtaaaggttttgtagaaagttgcagattgaaagtgcacatgagaacacacactggtgaaaaaccttttatctgttcaatctgcagtaaaggttttgtagaaagtttcaaattgaaagaacacatgacaacacacactggtgaaaaacctttttcttgttcaatctgtggtaaaggttttgctctaagtaaatatttgaaagtgcacatgagaacacacactggtgaaaaaccttttatctgttcaatctgcaacATAAGCTTTTGTGAAAGACCAAACCTtgtaagacacatgagaacacacccaggagagaaagtgttgagttgcagtgtgtgtggtgaaaggttctcttataagtaccagtgtaagaaacacaagtgtgctggtgagaacagcagcagcaaatgaaacttcaggatttgaaataaactgtcaagactttaattttgactttctaacaacatcagcacatataacatgtgtgacattgttgtttgtgtaacacaatcttgtcAACATGCTTCTATATTTATACACCTTTTTTTTCAGCCCATTGCATGCATTAATAtgcaacattgtgtacttttatatTGACATAAACTATTACAAGAAGAACAATTTtactaaaaaggtcagtaaatccaaaacagtacaaaacatgtGATACATTCAAATTACATTTAGTGTACATACATTTTTAGACAAGATAATttccttttaaaatgtgtgactgtATGTGTaacattgttgtttgtgtaacactattttaatatgcttctacatttatagattagatatTTTGTATTAGTGCTTTTTTTAGTCAAGTACATGCATTAATAtgcaacattgtgtacttttattaaacattgaacagaacaatttgactgaaaaggtgagagtAAATAGTACAAgacatattttacatacaataaaaaaatgtatgtgtatatatattcttCATACAATATTAgacttattcataatagtgttttttATATGTGTTTGAAATATTGAAGTGTGACATATTTTTATTTCTAATTATTAATAATCCCATAGACTAgcacctttatatgatatacatatgtactggttcacatctgaaacatcttctggaccacttcaggaagcatattactaaatttcgttggacctgtacctgtacatgcacaatgacaaataaagatcattcattcattcattattatttactttatacataattttaacaGTTGTCTTTTGTacacttttaaaatgtgtgactttatgaattatatgttgggtctctataatccattttattaattatctttattactctcttttgtaatatgatgactgtgttgtgattgttttatatgtatgtccccagacctttatgcaatataaaAGTGAGAGAAAATGACTGAATTGTTTGTGGGAGGATTTTTTTCGTTTTTACAAACATACATTTGTGGATAAAACAAACATTTCCATTattgtgttttaaacattttttatgttgttttttttcaacatccCCAAAACAATATCAATTCCAGAAAACAAGTTTGGAGTGTCAGGCAAAAGCCGATATTGTACATCATCCCACAGAGATTTACTTTgcatacattcataaaataaactgtttatttAATTTCCCTATCACAGAAAGAACAAGTGTTATCTTCAATTGCAAAACAACATcctaaaattattttaagtggttaattctgtttagtttttttatgaaCTCTTTTGCCTTTGGAAGAATGGAAACTTTcaagttatttgtatttttttgtttgtttgttttgttccagAGAAAATATAGCAAATACGAAATAGTAAGTAATTGTCTAATTTCAGAGTTTCAAATCTGTAATATTGTGTCCATCCACCAAAAGCCTAGAAAGTTTAGAAAATAATTCTGAAAAAGATGATATGCTgtatttagaatattttgaaCGAAAGGCTTTATATTTCTTTTAAATATTTGTGTCTATTTGCAGGTCGTACTTAATGAAatcttaaaatataataatacttTTATCACTCAATAAGTGCATCAGCGACCAAATGCCTTTTTCAAACCATTAGGGTTGCCAACACCCAGACTTTGAAATAAGGGACATCTCGCGGGCGGTCGGAATATTTTTGGTGTCACTTATAAAATTTGTGTGTCCCCTATTTCAGTCCGGGCCtgaaaaaatgctttaaaaatgccaaaatgcttAGAAAAATTAACTTTACACCTCCACTAGACCACTGTTGCACTTACTGTAAGTCCTATTCGTATCATAATCACAAGAAAATTGTATTCTTCAACCAAACATttatattttcaaaatgtgcaaaacagagggggggggggggaaatcaaAAAAGCCAATTGGGATGGGTGCTGGATCAAAAAAGGAACActtacaagaacaagaaagaaAGGTCTGCACACACCGCCACAGCAGTGTGAAAAAGAGCGCTTGCTTTAAACGTCATACTTAAGTAAAATAAATCCTGATCAAtgtaaaatgtgcaaaacagaacatttccagtttcttcaaaaacaTTTGCCATTAAACAGCTGGCACACAAGGACCAAACAGGAAAGTTGATAATATGGATGTTAACAATGTCCATGTGAATGTCCATGTAAGATGGAGGTCAATGCCAGTAAATGTCCTTCATGGAGTGTTAGGGCCAGGGGACGTCCTGGTGACACTTC from Entelurus aequoreus isolate RoL-2023_Sb linkage group LG14, RoL_Eaeq_v1.1, whole genome shotgun sequence carries:
- the LOC133664612 gene encoding gastrula zinc finger protein XlCGF57.1-like, whose protein sequence is MCERTIAKYEEELCPTKEEKERQHQLQDAVFKKHQVVLHRTDVQQPPHIKEEEENPQPPHIKEEEEDPQPPHIKEEEEDPQPPHMKEEEEEVWITQEGECLLGQEEDDVTKFPLTVVSVKTEEHEDKPPESSQLHHSPNVCEELLLPEKQECSFRMVKEDPSKRKTRHHRPSGVSFSSLTQTLPCKKEEEDSLTPHLKEEEAEHSISQEGAHIEELVEFPVTGVPVKSEDDEVKGESEEKREAEPPSSSSTQHMTTEADGDHCGGSQADKLLAPLSDSEDTTSHSPDTDDEDSKDDKTCHTDNTHFKCSHCDKTFKYHCHLKRHMRTHTGEKYFSCSICGKGFEKSSKLKVHMRTHTGDKPFICSICSKGFVESHNLKVHMRTHTVEKTFSCSICGKGFALSTYLKVHMRTHTGEKPFSCSICGKVFVQSHNLKVHMRIHTGEKPFSCSICGKGFAQMSGLKIHRTIHTGEKSFICSICSKGFVLNNYLKVHMRTHTGEKHFSCSICGKGFVESCRLKVHMRTHTGEKPFICSICSKGFVESFKLKEHMTTHTGEKPFSCSICGKGFALSKYLKVHMRTHTGEKPFICSICNISFCERPNLVRHMRTHPGEKVLSCSVCGERFSYKYQCKKHKCAGENSSSK